From a region of the Mycobacterium sp. SMC-8 genome:
- the ngg gene encoding N-acetylglutaminylglutamine synthetase — protein MTADPTADNPEAITLALHEAATPDVLDTMADDVVLELGWGRLIFGQTFADPEHLADVLRQEGQGRRDICIYAREPHVLVSRAPAELFIDPSHTYRLRFADTAIDTKSPTGFRVRGLESRDDADEMNRVYVRCGMVPAPTDVIWDNQHEQPAVDYLVAVSDEDGSVLGTVTGVDHRALFSDPENGSSLWTLAVDPAAALPGVGAALTRGLAELYRERGRAYMDLSVTHDNDAAIALYEKLGFHRVPVMAVKRKNAINEPLFTHPPETVEDLNPYARILADEALRRGIWVEVLDAEAGEMRLSHGGRSVVTRESLSEYTSAVAMARCDDKRLTRRIVSEAGIAVPKGRLATFDKADHDFLAQVGDVVVKPTRGEQGKGITVGVDGPDELDAALARAREQHPEVLIEQRAEGDDLRLVVIDGKVVAAALRMPAEITGTGQHTIGELIETQSRRRAAATGGESRIPMDAVTENTVREAGYSFDDVLPEGERLRVRRTANLHQGGTIHDVTAIVHPELCRVGVAAAEAIGIPVTGIDLLVPDVTKPEYVFIEANERPGLANHEPQPTAAAFIDFLFPGQPGLPQAWTPDEVPGARA, from the coding sequence ATGACCGCAGACCCCACCGCCGACAACCCGGAAGCCATCACCCTGGCGCTGCACGAGGCCGCCACGCCCGACGTGCTCGACACCATGGCCGACGATGTGGTCCTCGAACTCGGTTGGGGCCGGCTGATTTTCGGCCAGACATTCGCCGATCCGGAGCATCTGGCCGACGTCCTGCGGCAGGAGGGACAGGGCCGGCGCGACATCTGCATCTACGCCCGCGAGCCGCACGTGCTGGTGTCCCGGGCCCCCGCCGAGCTGTTCATCGATCCGAGCCACACCTACCGGCTGAGGTTCGCCGACACCGCGATCGACACCAAATCACCGACCGGTTTCCGGGTCCGCGGACTGGAGAGCCGCGACGACGCCGACGAGATGAACCGGGTCTACGTGCGCTGCGGCATGGTGCCGGCACCGACCGACGTCATCTGGGACAACCAGCACGAACAGCCCGCCGTCGACTATCTGGTGGCGGTCAGCGACGAGGACGGCTCGGTGCTGGGCACCGTCACCGGTGTCGACCACCGCGCGCTGTTCTCCGACCCGGAGAACGGGTCGAGCCTGTGGACCCTGGCCGTCGATCCCGCCGCCGCCCTGCCCGGTGTCGGGGCCGCACTGACGCGCGGCCTGGCCGAGCTCTACCGCGAGCGCGGCCGCGCCTACATGGACCTGTCGGTCACCCATGACAACGACGCCGCGATCGCGCTCTACGAGAAGCTCGGGTTCCACCGGGTTCCGGTGATGGCGGTGAAACGAAAGAACGCGATCAACGAGCCGCTGTTCACCCATCCGCCCGAGACCGTGGAGGATCTCAACCCGTACGCCCGGATCCTCGCCGACGAGGCGCTGCGCCGCGGAATCTGGGTGGAGGTGCTCGACGCCGAGGCGGGCGAGATGCGGCTGTCCCACGGCGGTCGCAGCGTGGTGACCCGGGAGTCGTTGTCCGAGTACACCTCTGCGGTCGCCATGGCGCGCTGCGACGACAAGCGCCTGACCCGCCGCATCGTGTCGGAGGCAGGCATCGCGGTGCCGAAGGGGCGGCTGGCCACCTTCGACAAGGCCGACCACGACTTCCTGGCCCAGGTCGGCGACGTCGTGGTCAAACCCACCCGCGGCGAGCAGGGCAAGGGCATCACGGTCGGGGTCGACGGACCGGACGAGCTCGACGCCGCGTTGGCCCGGGCCCGCGAACAACACCCGGAGGTGCTGATCGAGCAGCGGGCCGAGGGCGACGACCTGCGCCTGGTCGTGATCGACGGCAAGGTGGTGGCCGCCGCGTTGCGCATGCCTGCCGAGATCACCGGCACCGGCCAGCACACCATCGGCGAGCTGATCGAGACGCAGAGCCGGCGCCGCGCGGCCGCCACCGGCGGCGAGTCACGCATCCCGATGGACGCGGTGACCGAGAACACGGTCCGGGAGGCCGGTTACTCCTTCGACGATGTACTGCCCGAAGGCGAGCGGCTGCGGGTCCGCAGAACCGCGAACCTGCATCAGGGTGGCACCATCCACGACGTCACCGCGATCGTCCATCCCGAGCTGTGCCGGGTGGGTGTCGCGGCCGCCGAGGCGATCGGCATCCCGGTGACGGGCATCGATCTTCTCGTGCCCGACGTCACCAAGCCGGAGTACGTGTTCATCGAGGCCAACGAGCGGCCCGGGCTGGCCAACCATGAGCCGCAGCCCACCGCGGCGGCCTTCATCGACTTCCTGTTCCCCGGCCAGCCCGGTCTGCCGCAGGCATGGACCCCGGACGAGGTCCCGGGCGCGCGCGCGTGA
- a CDS encoding N-acetylglutaminylglutamine amidotransferase — translation MCGATGEVRLDGTTPNISAVAAMAEVMVPRGPDAAGAWSQGRVALGHRRLKIIDLSEAGAQPMVDSELGLTVAWNGCIYNYEQLRDELSGHGYRFFSHSDTEVLLKGYHHWGDRFVDHLKGMFAFAIVERDSGRVLLGRDRLGIKPLYLSRTNDRVRFASSLPALLAGDDIDTRIDPVALHHYMTFHSVVPAPRTILRGVEKLPPATLMAIEPDGRVATTTYWEPDFTPRDDRADWSEKDWEDAVLESLRVAVKRRLVADVPVGCLLSGGVDSSLIVGLLAEAGQHGLATFSIGFESVGGVAGDEFKYSDIVAERFGTDHHQIRIGTDRMLPALGGAIAAMSEPMVSHDCVAFYLLSQEVAKHVKVVQSGQGADEVFAGYHWYPPMGEPDAASLEGSVAGYRAAFFDRDQAGYRDIVSPAYLTADDPSELFVTEHFARPGAQTGVDRALRLDTTVMLVDDPVKRVDNMTMAWGLEGRVPFLDHELVELAATCPPQYKTAHGGKGVLKQAARQVIPSEVIDRPKGYFPVPALTHLEGPYLDMVRDALYEPAAKERGLFRPEAVERLLADPNGRLTPLRGNELWQIALLELWLQRHGINGPAA, via the coding sequence GTGTGTGGAGCCACCGGCGAGGTGCGCCTCGACGGAACAACCCCGAATATCAGCGCCGTCGCGGCGATGGCCGAGGTCATGGTCCCGCGCGGACCGGACGCCGCAGGGGCGTGGTCGCAGGGCCGCGTCGCCCTCGGACACCGGCGGCTGAAGATCATCGACCTGTCCGAGGCGGGCGCACAGCCCATGGTCGACTCCGAGCTGGGCCTGACCGTGGCCTGGAACGGCTGCATCTACAACTACGAGCAGCTGCGCGACGAACTGTCCGGCCACGGCTACCGCTTCTTCTCCCACAGCGACACCGAGGTGCTGCTGAAGGGTTACCACCACTGGGGCGACCGCTTCGTCGACCACCTCAAGGGGATGTTCGCGTTCGCGATCGTCGAACGCGACAGCGGGCGGGTGCTGCTGGGCCGTGACCGGCTCGGCATCAAGCCGCTCTACCTGAGCCGCACCAACGACCGGGTCCGGTTCGCTTCCTCGCTGCCCGCGCTGCTCGCCGGCGATGACATCGACACCCGGATCGACCCGGTGGCGCTGCACCACTACATGACCTTCCACTCGGTGGTGCCCGCGCCCCGCACCATCCTGCGCGGCGTCGAAAAGCTGCCGCCGGCCACGCTGATGGCGATCGAGCCGGACGGCCGGGTCGCCACCACCACGTACTGGGAGCCCGACTTCACCCCCCGAGACGACCGCGCCGACTGGTCCGAGAAGGACTGGGAGGACGCCGTGCTGGAGTCGCTGCGGGTGGCGGTCAAGCGCCGCCTGGTCGCCGATGTCCCGGTGGGCTGCCTGCTCTCCGGGGGAGTCGACTCCAGCCTGATCGTCGGGTTGCTCGCCGAGGCGGGTCAGCACGGGCTGGCGACGTTCTCGATCGGCTTCGAATCGGTGGGCGGCGTGGCGGGCGACGAGTTCAAGTACTCCGACATCGTCGCCGAGCGCTTCGGCACCGACCATCATCAGATCCGCATCGGCACCGACCGGATGTTGCCCGCGCTCGGCGGGGCGATCGCCGCGATGAGCGAGCCGATGGTCAGCCACGACTGCGTGGCGTTCTACCTGCTCAGCCAGGAGGTCGCCAAGCACGTCAAGGTGGTGCAGTCTGGGCAGGGCGCCGACGAGGTGTTCGCCGGCTACCACTGGTACCCGCCGATGGGGGAGCCCGACGCGGCGTCGCTGGAGGGGTCGGTGGCCGGCTACCGGGCCGCGTTCTTCGACCGCGACCAGGCCGGGTACCGCGACATCGTCTCCCCCGCCTACCTGACCGCCGACGACCCGAGCGAGCTGTTCGTCACCGAGCATTTCGCCCGGCCGGGCGCACAGACCGGCGTCGACAGGGCGTTGCGACTGGACACCACCGTGATGCTCGTCGACGACCCGGTCAAGCGGGTCGACAACATGACGATGGCCTGGGGTCTGGAGGGCCGGGTGCCGTTCCTCGACCACGAGCTCGTCGAGCTCGCCGCCACCTGCCCGCCGCAGTACAAGACCGCCCACGGAGGCAAGGGTGTGCTCAAACAGGCTGCCCGACAGGTGATCCCGTCGGAGGTGATCGACCGCCCGAAGGGGTACTTCCCGGTGCCGGCGCTGACCCATCTCGAAGGCCCGTACCTGGACATGGTGCGTGACGCGCTGTACGAGCCGGCCGCCAAGGAGCGCGGGCTGTTCCGGCCCGAGGCGGTGGAGCGGCTGCTCGCCGACCCCAACGGCCGTCTCACACCGCTGCGCGGCAACGAGCTGTGGCAGATCGCGCTGCTGGAACTGTGGCTGCAGCGCCACGGCATCAACGGGCCGGCCGCATGA
- a CDS encoding glutamine synthetase family protein, translated as MNKRGMLTKAALEQLVVDGVIDTVIVGFCDMQGRLTGKRVSARLFVEDVADHGAECCNYLLAVDVDMNTVDGYAISSWATGYGDMVMTPDFDTLRVVPWLPGTALVMADLSWTDHTPVTQAPRSILNKQIDRLAGRGLVPYVGTELEFMVFDDTYRDAWKADYRGLTPATDYNVDYAIHASTRMEPLLRDIRLGMDGAGMYCEGVKGECNLGQQEIAFRYDHARVTCDNHTIYRNGAKEIADQHGQSLTFMAKFDESEGNSCHIHISLRGDDGSAVLADDSDPLGMSKMFRSFIAGQLATMREMTLFYAPNINSYKRYVEGSFAPTAVAWGLDNRTCAMRVVGRGHAMRVENRAPGGDVNQYLAVSALIAGGLYGIDNELELGDPLEGNAYTSGADRLPTTLAEAADLLDKSKVAREAFGDDVVDHYLNNAAIELKAFNAAVTDWERKRGFERL; from the coding sequence ATGAATAAACGCGGCATGTTGACCAAGGCGGCGCTGGAGCAGCTGGTGGTGGACGGAGTGATTGACACCGTCATCGTCGGGTTCTGCGACATGCAGGGCCGGCTCACGGGCAAGCGGGTGTCCGCACGGCTGTTCGTCGAGGACGTCGCCGACCACGGCGCCGAATGCTGTAACTACCTGCTGGCCGTGGACGTCGACATGAACACCGTGGACGGCTACGCCATCTCCAGCTGGGCGACCGGCTACGGCGACATGGTGATGACCCCGGACTTCGACACGCTGCGGGTGGTGCCCTGGCTGCCGGGCACCGCGCTGGTCATGGCCGACCTGTCGTGGACCGACCACACACCCGTCACGCAGGCGCCCCGCAGCATCCTCAACAAGCAGATCGATCGCCTCGCCGGGCGCGGTCTGGTGCCCTACGTCGGCACCGAGTTGGAGTTCATGGTCTTCGACGACACCTACCGCGACGCCTGGAAGGCCGACTACCGCGGGTTGACGCCCGCGACGGACTACAACGTCGACTACGCAATCCACGCGTCGACCCGGATGGAGCCGTTGCTGCGCGACATCCGACTCGGCATGGACGGCGCGGGCATGTACTGCGAAGGCGTCAAGGGCGAGTGCAACCTCGGCCAGCAGGAGATCGCATTCCGGTACGACCACGCCCGTGTGACGTGCGACAACCACACGATCTACCGCAACGGGGCCAAGGAGATCGCCGACCAGCACGGCCAAAGCCTGACCTTCATGGCGAAGTTCGACGAGAGCGAGGGCAACAGCTGTCACATCCACATCTCGTTGCGGGGGGATGACGGCAGCGCGGTGTTGGCCGACGACTCGGACCCCTTGGGAATGTCGAAGATGTTCCGCAGCTTCATCGCCGGGCAATTGGCCACGATGCGCGAGATGACGTTGTTCTACGCGCCCAACATCAATTCCTACAAGCGATACGTGGAAGGCAGTTTTGCTCCGACCGCCGTCGCCTGGGGACTGGACAACCGCACCTGCGCGATGCGCGTGGTCGGCCGTGGCCACGCGATGCGGGTCGAGAATCGCGCCCCCGGCGGTGACGTCAACCAGTACCTGGCCGTGTCGGCGTTGATCGCCGGCGGCCTGTACGGGATCGACAACGAGCTCGAGCTCGGCGACCCGTTGGAGGGCAACGCCTACACCAGCGGCGCCGACCGGCTGCCGACCACGCTGGCCGAGGCCGCCGACCTGCTCGACAAGTCGAAGGTCGCACGGGAGGCGTTCGGCGACGACGTCGTCGACCACTACCTCAACAATGCGGCGATTGAACTCAAGGCTTTCAATGCCGCCGTCACGGACTGGGAAAGGAAACGTGGCTTTGAGCGACTCTGA
- a CDS encoding gamma-glutamyl-gamma-aminobutyrate hydrolase family protein, with protein sequence MPPSRTGKGNVALSDSDARPVIGLTTYLQQAQTGVWDVRASFLPAIYFEGVGMAGGISVLLPPQPADDAVAERVIDGLDGLVITGGRDVDPASYGAGRHPNTDEAVPDGLARDAFEFALLRAALRRGVPVLGICRGAQVLNVALGGTLHQHLPDVVGHTRHQQGNAVFSTSSIATVPGTRVAALVGPDTQAQCYHHQAIDRLGDGLIVGASDTTDGVIEAVETDPARYPDHWVVAVQWHPEERLDDLRLFAGLVSAAAGYAAQTRQKVSR encoded by the coding sequence ATGCCGCCGTCACGGACTGGGAAAGGAAACGTGGCTTTGAGCGACTCTGATGCGCGCCCGGTGATCGGCCTGACGACGTATCTGCAACAAGCCCAGACCGGAGTGTGGGATGTGCGGGCCAGTTTCCTGCCCGCCATCTACTTCGAGGGCGTCGGCATGGCGGGCGGTATCTCGGTGCTGCTGCCGCCGCAACCGGCCGACGACGCCGTCGCCGAGCGTGTGATCGACGGACTCGACGGGCTGGTCATCACCGGCGGGCGCGATGTGGACCCGGCAAGCTATGGGGCTGGGCGGCATCCGAACACCGACGAAGCCGTTCCGGACGGGCTTGCCCGCGACGCGTTCGAGTTCGCGCTGCTGCGGGCCGCGCTGCGCCGCGGGGTGCCGGTACTGGGCATCTGCCGGGGCGCGCAGGTGCTCAACGTCGCGCTCGGCGGGACGCTGCACCAGCACCTGCCCGACGTTGTCGGACACACCCGCCACCAGCAGGGCAATGCGGTGTTCAGCACGTCGTCGATCGCCACCGTGCCGGGCACCCGGGTGGCGGCCCTGGTCGGGCCGGACACCCAGGCGCAGTGTTACCACCACCAGGCCATCGACCGGCTCGGTGACGGGCTGATCGTCGGTGCGTCGGATACCACCGACGGGGTGATCGAGGCCGTCGAGACCGACCCGGCGCGCTACCCCGATCACTGGGTGGTGGCGGTGCAGTGGCACCCGGAGGAACGACTGGACGACCTGCGGCTGTTCGCGGGTCTGGTGAGCGCCGCGGCCGGTTATGCCGCGCAGACGAGACAGAAAGTGAGTCGATGA
- a CDS encoding aldehyde dehydrogenase, producing MTVSDVINPATEEVLRSVEHTDEAGVDDAVARAKAAQRRWAAQAPAERAAALRAFATIVDAHVEELAQLEVANSGHPIGNARWEAGHVRDVLQYYAAAPERLSGKQIPVAGGLDVTFNEPLGVVGVITPWNFPMTIAAWGFAPALAAGNAVLVKPAEWTPLTTMRLGELAAEAGLPADLFQVLPGRGSVVGERFVSHPDVRKIVFTGSTEVGMRVMAGAATQVKRVTLELGGKSANIVFDDCDLERAAATAPYGVFDNSGQDCCARSRILVQRNVFDRFMELFEPAVKGVAVGDPASDATEMGPLVSKAHWNSVAAYVPDGAPVAFRGDAPSGPGFWFPPTVLTPQRDDRTVTEEIFGPVVTVLPFDDEADAIALANDTVYGLSGSIWTENLSRAMRVSRAVEAGNLSVNSHSSVRYNTPFGGFKQSGLGRELGPDAPLSFTETKNVFFAVQEAN from the coding sequence ATGACCGTCAGCGATGTGATCAATCCGGCGACCGAGGAGGTGCTGCGCAGCGTCGAGCACACCGACGAGGCCGGTGTCGACGACGCGGTGGCGCGGGCGAAGGCGGCCCAGCGCCGCTGGGCCGCGCAGGCGCCGGCCGAGCGGGCCGCCGCGCTACGCGCCTTCGCCACGATCGTCGACGCCCACGTCGAAGAGCTCGCCCAGCTCGAGGTGGCGAACTCCGGTCACCCGATCGGCAACGCCCGGTGGGAGGCCGGGCACGTCCGCGACGTGCTGCAGTACTACGCCGCGGCGCCGGAACGGTTGTCGGGCAAGCAGATTCCGGTCGCCGGCGGGCTGGACGTGACGTTCAACGAGCCGCTCGGCGTGGTCGGCGTGATCACGCCGTGGAACTTCCCCATGACGATCGCGGCATGGGGGTTCGCGCCGGCGCTGGCGGCAGGCAACGCGGTGCTGGTCAAACCCGCCGAGTGGACACCGCTGACCACGATGCGCCTCGGTGAACTCGCCGCCGAGGCCGGGTTGCCCGCCGATCTGTTCCAGGTGTTGCCCGGGCGCGGCTCGGTGGTCGGGGAGCGGTTCGTCAGCCATCCCGATGTCCGCAAGATCGTGTTCACCGGCTCCACCGAGGTCGGCATGCGGGTGATGGCCGGGGCGGCGACGCAGGTGAAACGCGTCACCCTGGAACTGGGCGGCAAGAGCGCCAACATCGTCTTCGACGACTGCGACCTGGAGCGTGCCGCGGCGACGGCGCCCTACGGGGTGTTCGACAACTCCGGGCAGGACTGCTGCGCACGCAGCCGTATCCTGGTGCAGCGCAACGTATTCGACCGGTTCATGGAGTTGTTCGAGCCCGCCGTCAAGGGTGTGGCCGTCGGCGACCCGGCCTCCGACGCCACCGAGATGGGCCCGTTGGTGTCCAAGGCGCACTGGAACTCGGTGGCGGCTTACGTCCCGGACGGGGCGCCGGTGGCGTTCCGCGGCGACGCGCCGTCGGGGCCGGGGTTCTGGTTCCCGCCGACGGTGCTGACGCCGCAGCGCGACGACCGCACGGTCACCGAGGAGATCTTCGGGCCCGTGGTCACCGTGCTGCCGTTCGACGACGAGGCCGACGCGATCGCACTGGCCAACGACACCGTGTACGGTCTGTCCGGCTCGATCTGGACCGAGAACCTGTCCCGCGCGATGCGGGTGTCGCGGGCGGTGGAAGCCGGCAACCTGTCGGTCAATTCGCATTCCTCGGTGCGCTACAACACGCCGTTCGGCGGGTTCAAGCAGTCCGGTCTCGGGCGCGAGCTCGGGCCGGACGCGCCGTTGTCGTTCACCGAAACCAAGAATGTTTTCTTCGCAGTTCAGGAGGCCAACTAG
- a CDS encoding 3-oxoacyl-ACP reductase, whose amino-acid sequence MDLTQRLAGKVAVITGGASGIGLASARRLRAEGATIVIGDIDPTAGKSVADDLNGTFVQVDVSDQVAVDALFDTAAEVHGSVDIAFNNAGISPPEDDLIENTGLDAWQRVQDINLKSVFLCCKAALRHMVPQQKGSIINTASFVAVMGSATSQISYTASKGGVLAISRELGVQYARQGIRVNALCPGPVNTPLLQELFAKDPERAARRLVHVPVGRFAEPEELAAAVAFLASDDASFITASSFLVDGGISGHYVTPL is encoded by the coding sequence ATGGATCTGACCCAACGACTCGCCGGCAAGGTCGCCGTGATCACCGGCGGCGCCAGCGGTATCGGGCTGGCGAGCGCGCGCCGGTTGCGCGCCGAAGGGGCCACGATCGTCATCGGCGACATCGACCCGACCGCGGGCAAGAGCGTGGCCGATGATCTGAATGGGACGTTCGTCCAGGTCGACGTGTCGGATCAGGTGGCGGTGGACGCGCTGTTCGACACCGCGGCCGAGGTGCACGGTTCGGTCGACATCGCGTTCAACAACGCCGGCATCTCGCCACCGGAGGACGACCTCATCGAGAACACCGGTCTCGACGCCTGGCAGCGGGTCCAGGACATCAACCTCAAATCGGTCTTCCTGTGCTGCAAAGCCGCACTGCGCCACATGGTGCCGCAGCAGAAGGGCTCGATCATCAACACCGCGTCCTTCGTGGCGGTGATGGGTTCGGCGACGTCGCAGATCTCCTACACCGCGTCCAAGGGTGGTGTGCTGGCGATCTCGCGTGAACTCGGCGTGCAGTACGCGCGCCAGGGCATCCGCGTGAACGCGCTGTGCCCCGGACCGGTCAACACCCCGCTGCTGCAGGAGCTGTTCGCCAAGGATCCCGAACGCGCGGCGCGCCGGCTGGTGCACGTGCCGGTCGGCCGATTCGCCGAGCCCGAGGAACTCGCCGCCGCGGTGGCTTTCCTGGCCAGCGACGACGCGTCGTTCATCACCGCGTCGTCCTTCCTCGTCGACGGCGGCATCAGCGGTCACTACGTGACGCCGCTGTAG
- a CDS encoding FadR/GntR family transcriptional regulator, translating into MATDALLRPVRPLNAFEDTVQRLLQTIRLGVLQPGESLPPERGLAAQMGVSRDTVREAIKSLADAGYLVSRRGRYGGTFLADALPAPRTGKVAFSRADIDDAVRLREILETGAARMAAARTLTATEREALWSRLLDVRGCAPEDYRRLDSRLHLAIAEAAGVPSLVPLVAQNRMRLNELLDCIPLLTRNIAHSDEQHEAIVMAILAGDADAAAETMAAHVWGSAALLHGFLD; encoded by the coding sequence ATGGCCACAGATGCGCTCCTGCGTCCGGTGCGCCCGCTCAACGCGTTCGAGGACACCGTCCAGCGGCTGCTGCAGACGATCCGGCTCGGTGTGCTGCAGCCAGGCGAATCACTGCCGCCGGAGCGGGGACTCGCCGCGCAGATGGGCGTCAGCCGGGACACCGTCCGCGAGGCGATCAAGTCGTTGGCCGACGCCGGCTACCTGGTGTCGCGTCGCGGACGGTACGGCGGCACGTTTCTCGCCGATGCGCTTCCGGCGCCGAGGACCGGGAAGGTGGCGTTTAGCCGGGCCGACATCGACGATGCGGTGCGGCTGCGCGAGATCCTCGAAACGGGCGCGGCGCGGATGGCGGCCGCGCGTACCTTGACCGCGACCGAACGCGAGGCGCTGTGGAGCCGGTTGCTCGATGTCCGCGGTTGCGCCCCCGAGGACTACCGCCGGCTGGACTCGCGGCTGCACCTGGCGATCGCCGAGGCGGCCGGGGTGCCGTCACTGGTGCCGTTGGTGGCGCAGAACCGGATGCGGCTGAACGAACTGCTGGATTGCATCCCGCTGCTGACACGCAACATCGCGCACTCCGATGAACAGCACGAGGCGATCGTGATGGCGATCCTGGCCGGGGACGCGGACGCCGCGGCCGAGACGATGGCCGCGCACGTGTGGGGTTCGGCGGCGCTGCTGCACGGGTTTCTGGACTGA
- a CDS encoding ArsR/SmtB family transcription factor, translating to MEDQQLVERASSALAEVDTPGWAQRFDLVSDPHRLEILLCLHRAPGICVSDLAAALGRSENAVSQALRVLRQQGWVNSTRAGRSVTYRLEDETVHDLLHWIGARHG from the coding sequence GTGGAGGATCAGCAACTCGTCGAGCGGGCGTCGTCGGCGCTGGCCGAAGTGGACACTCCCGGTTGGGCGCAGCGGTTCGATCTGGTTTCGGACCCGCACCGGTTGGAGATCCTGCTGTGCCTGCACCGCGCGCCCGGCATCTGCGTCAGCGATCTGGCCGCCGCGCTGGGACGTTCGGAGAACGCCGTGTCGCAGGCCCTGCGGGTGCTGCGCCAGCAGGGCTGGGTCAACAGCACCCGCGCCGGCCGGTCGGTGACCTACCGCCTGGAGGACGAGACGGTGCACGATCTTCTGCACTGGATCGGCGCCAGGCACGGCTGA
- a CDS encoding energy-coupling factor ABC transporter permease: MHMSDGIVGAPVSVFFMMVAIAALAVCAWRAREELDERTVPLAGLVAAFIFAVQMVNFPILPGVSGHLLGGALAAILVGPFTGALCVAIVLVVQALLFADGGVTALGTNITNMSVFGVAAGYGTALLLYRLIRRGRDNVAVAGVGVIAFVSGLVGTVCAAMGFVLEYALGGAATTSLGTVAAYMFGTHVLIGIGEGAITALTVVAVVRARPDLVYLLRTDRSRTAVPA, translated from the coding sequence ATGCACATGAGCGACGGCATCGTCGGCGCGCCTGTCTCCGTGTTCTTCATGATGGTCGCGATCGCCGCGCTCGCGGTCTGCGCGTGGCGGGCCCGCGAGGAACTCGACGAGCGCACGGTGCCGCTGGCCGGACTGGTGGCCGCGTTCATCTTCGCCGTGCAGATGGTGAACTTCCCGATCCTGCCCGGGGTCAGCGGCCACCTCCTCGGCGGCGCGCTCGCGGCCATCCTGGTGGGCCCGTTCACCGGAGCGCTGTGCGTGGCGATCGTGCTTGTCGTGCAGGCGCTGTTGTTCGCCGACGGCGGCGTGACCGCGCTCGGCACGAACATCACGAACATGTCGGTGTTCGGGGTGGCTGCCGGCTACGGCACGGCGCTGCTGCTCTACCGGCTCATCCGTCGCGGCCGCGACAACGTCGCCGTTGCGGGCGTCGGGGTCATCGCGTTCGTCTCGGGGCTGGTAGGAACGGTCTGCGCGGCCATGGGATTCGTGCTTGAGTACGCACTCGGCGGGGCGGCGACCACATCACTGGGCACCGTCGCGGCGTACATGTTCGGCACCCACGTCCTGATCGGGATCGGCGAGGGCGCCATCACCGCGCTGACGGTGGTGGCGGTGGTCAGGGCGCGTCCGGACCTGGTGTACCTGCTGCGCACCGACCGCTCGCGGACGGCGGTTCCGGCATGA
- a CDS encoding PDGLE domain-containing protein, translated as MTVTTPRRRWFWIGFVLATLLIAGGVSYFASSSPDGLDSATLRGCEVVETADGEQLRGECIAQHAEDHPLGESPLADYSIGGRDGTGGLAGIIGVVVTVAVAGAGFWLIARSRSKPEPTVGD; from the coding sequence ATGACCGTGACGACACCGCGCCGCCGGTGGTTCTGGATCGGGTTCGTGCTCGCCACGCTGCTGATCGCCGGTGGCGTCTCGTACTTCGCCAGTTCCAGCCCCGACGGCCTTGATTCGGCGACGCTGCGCGGCTGCGAGGTCGTCGAGACCGCCGACGGTGAGCAACTGCGCGGCGAGTGCATCGCCCAGCATGCCGAGGACCACCCGCTCGGTGAATCACCACTGGCGGACTACTCGATCGGTGGCCGGGACGGGACCGGAGGGCTGGCCGGGATCATCGGCGTTGTCGTCACGGTGGCGGTCGCCGGCGCCGGGTTCTGGTTGATCGCGCGTTCCCGGTCCAAACCCGAACCCACAGTAGGGGATTGA